In Hyperolius riggenbachi isolate aHypRig1 chromosome 10, aHypRig1.pri, whole genome shotgun sequence, a genomic segment contains:
- the ACTR1A gene encoding alpha-centractin isoform X2, whose amino-acid sequence MAGALEGDLFIGPKAEEHRGLLSIRYPMEHGIVKDWNDMERIWQYVYSKDQLQTFSEEHPVLLTEAPLNPRKNRERAAEVFFETFNVPALFISMQAVLSLYATGRTTGVVLDSGDGVTHAVPIYEGFAMPHSIMRIDIAGRDVSRFLRLYLRKEGYDFHTSAEFEIVKTIKERACYLSINPQKDETLETEKAQYYLPDGSTIEIGPARFRAPELLFRPDLIGEECEGIHEVLVFAIQKSDMDLRRTLFSNIVLSGGSTLFKGFGDRLLSEVKKLAPKDVKIRISAPQERLYSTWIGGSILASLDTFKKMWVSKKEYEEDGPRAIHRKTF is encoded by the exons ATGGCTGGAGCCTTGGAAGGTGATTTATTTATTGGACCAAAGGCAGAG GAGCACAGAGGCCTGCTATCCATTCGATACCCCATGGAACACGGCATTGTAAAGGACTGGAATGACATGGAACGCATCTGGCAGTATGTCTATTCAAAGGACCAGCTCCAGACCTTTTCTGAAGAG CATCCAGTGTTGTTAACAGAAGCCCCCTTAAATCCTCGGAAGAATCGAGAGCGAGCAGCAGAAGTTTTCTTTGAGACTTTTAATGTCCCAGCTCTGTTCATCTCCATGCAAGCTGTGCTGAGTCT ATACGCCACAGGCAGGACAACGGGGGTTGTGCTAGACTCTGGAGACGGAGTAACACATGCGGTGCCTATTTATGAAGGTTTTGCTATGCCACACTCCATTATGAGGATTGATATTGCTGGTCGAGATGTCTCCCGATTCCTCCGGCTTTACCTGCGAAAGGAGGGCTACGATTTCCACACCTCTGCAGAATTTGAAATTGTCAAAACGATCAAAGAG CGTGCATGTTACTTATCCATAAACCCACAAAAGGATGAGACCCTGGAGACAGAGAAGGCCCAGTATTACTTACCTGACGGAAGCACAATTGAG ATTGGACCCGCCCGATTCCGGGCCCCAGAGCTGCTGTTCCGACCAGATCTCATTGGAGAGGAGTGTGAGGGAATTCATGAAGTGCTAGTATTTGCCATTCAGAAGTCAGACATGGACCTGAGGCGAACCTTATTCTCCAACATAGTGCTCTCTGGAGGATCTACTTTATTTAAAG GATTTGGAGACCGGCTTCTAAGTGAAGTGAAAAAATTAGCACCAAAAGATGTCAAAATAAGG ATATCTGCTCCTCAAGAAAGGTTATATTCTACGTGGATTGG tggatCGATTTTGGCTTCTTTGGACACCTTCAAGAAAATGTGGGTCTCCAAAAAGGAATATGAAGAGGATGGGCCCAGAGCAATCCACAGGAAAACCTTCTAA
- the ACTR1A gene encoding alpha-centractin isoform X1, whose product MESYDVIANQPVVIDNGSGVIKAGFAGDQIPKYCFPNYVGRPKHIRVMAGALEGDLFIGPKAEEHRGLLSIRYPMEHGIVKDWNDMERIWQYVYSKDQLQTFSEEHPVLLTEAPLNPRKNRERAAEVFFETFNVPALFISMQAVLSLYATGRTTGVVLDSGDGVTHAVPIYEGFAMPHSIMRIDIAGRDVSRFLRLYLRKEGYDFHTSAEFEIVKTIKERACYLSINPQKDETLETEKAQYYLPDGSTIEIGPARFRAPELLFRPDLIGEECEGIHEVLVFAIQKSDMDLRRTLFSNIVLSGGSTLFKGFGDRLLSEVKKLAPKDVKIRISAPQERLYSTWIGGSILASLDTFKKMWVSKKEYEEDGPRAIHRKTF is encoded by the exons ATGGAGTCATACGATGTGATAGCCAACCAGCCCGTGGTGATTGATAAT GGCTCTGGAGTCATTAAAGCTGGTTTTGCCGGTGATCAGATCCCAAAGTACTGCTTTCCTAACTA TGTGGGGCGGCCAAAGCATATTCGAGTCATGGCTGGAGCCTTGGAAGGTGATTTATTTATTGGACCAAAGGCAGAG GAGCACAGAGGCCTGCTATCCATTCGATACCCCATGGAACACGGCATTGTAAAGGACTGGAATGACATGGAACGCATCTGGCAGTATGTCTATTCAAAGGACCAGCTCCAGACCTTTTCTGAAGAG CATCCAGTGTTGTTAACAGAAGCCCCCTTAAATCCTCGGAAGAATCGAGAGCGAGCAGCAGAAGTTTTCTTTGAGACTTTTAATGTCCCAGCTCTGTTCATCTCCATGCAAGCTGTGCTGAGTCT ATACGCCACAGGCAGGACAACGGGGGTTGTGCTAGACTCTGGAGACGGAGTAACACATGCGGTGCCTATTTATGAAGGTTTTGCTATGCCACACTCCATTATGAGGATTGATATTGCTGGTCGAGATGTCTCCCGATTCCTCCGGCTTTACCTGCGAAAGGAGGGCTACGATTTCCACACCTCTGCAGAATTTGAAATTGTCAAAACGATCAAAGAG CGTGCATGTTACTTATCCATAAACCCACAAAAGGATGAGACCCTGGAGACAGAGAAGGCCCAGTATTACTTACCTGACGGAAGCACAATTGAG ATTGGACCCGCCCGATTCCGGGCCCCAGAGCTGCTGTTCCGACCAGATCTCATTGGAGAGGAGTGTGAGGGAATTCATGAAGTGCTAGTATTTGCCATTCAGAAGTCAGACATGGACCTGAGGCGAACCTTATTCTCCAACATAGTGCTCTCTGGAGGATCTACTTTATTTAAAG GATTTGGAGACCGGCTTCTAAGTGAAGTGAAAAAATTAGCACCAAAAGATGTCAAAATAAGG ATATCTGCTCCTCAAGAAAGGTTATATTCTACGTGGATTGG tggatCGATTTTGGCTTCTTTGGACACCTTCAAGAAAATGTGGGTCTCCAAAAAGGAATATGAAGAGGATGGGCCCAGAGCAATCCACAGGAAAACCTTCTAA